A single genomic interval of Acidobacteriota bacterium harbors:
- a CDS encoding sodium/proton-translocating pyrophosphatase, which translates to SRKVVGICKQYAQKGMFNIFLGVFFGTLAFAFYEPFFFIGYLVSIALFGLYQAIFMANAGGAWDNAKKIVETELKAKGTPLHDATVVGDTVGDPFKDTSSVAMNPVIKFTTLFGLLAVELAVSMKGADYAHTPATLALTAAFLVVSVYFVYRSFYGMQISKKA; encoded by the coding sequence AGCCGGAAGGTCGTGGGGATCTGCAAGCAGTACGCGCAGAAGGGGATGTTCAACATCTTCCTCGGCGTGTTCTTCGGCACGCTCGCGTTCGCGTTCTACGAGCCGTTCTTCTTCATCGGCTATCTCGTGTCGATTGCGCTCTTCGGGCTGTACCAGGCGATCTTCATGGCCAACGCCGGTGGGGCGTGGGACAACGCCAAGAAGATCGTGGAGACCGAACTCAAGGCGAAGGGCACGCCGCTGCACGACGCGACGGTGGTGGGCGACACCGTCGGCGATCCGTTCAAGGACACCTCGTCTGTCGCGATGAACCCCGTGATCAAGTTCACCACGTTGTTCGGCCTGCTGGCGGTCGAACTGGCGGTGAGCATGAAGGGCGCCGACTACGCACACACGCCGGCCACGCTCGCGCTCACGGCAGCGTTCCTCGTCGTGTCGGTGTACTTCGTCTACAGGTCGTTCTACGGGATGCAGATCTCGAAGAAGGCGTAA